Proteins encoded within one genomic window of Deltaproteobacteria bacterium:
- a CDS encoding EAL domain-containing protein: MAAGDSTGGTERRLGEGLDVLVVDDDSTVREFLKFFLEREGFHVACAERLEEARELARGNPCDLLMTDMNLPDGNGLELAREMGELQHDCEVVLMSAYANVDSTVRAIQLGVADFLLKPFDEVETVRRRLRRVLELQGLRRANRAILEDLQDKNALLESLVIRDPLTTLYNHAFFHDSVVRELNRSTRHHLEFAILFLDVDDFKGINDSRGHLFGDEVLKKLSAILRGEHQEKDSSFRLRKEDIAARYGGDEFALVLPSTGKDGATLKAEQLRKVVEAVDFGLAPERLTVSIGVSAYPDDGSDHLELISCADASLYAAKRTGRNRVMAYSESIRSEEEGGERGHRVVARHATALGETLHDQSLDYLYQPIIDLPSQRVFAYEALCRPTHPVFPSPVQLLQTAQLTGRLIELGRVMRERAILPIEELPEESLLFVNLHPMEVNDELLHDADSRARPHAHRIVYEITETVALRDHEHLRSVLARLREAGFRIALDDLGAGYAGLSTLAALRPDFVKIDMSLVRGINQDSGKARLLRHILDYAHGEGMQVIAEGVETAEERDTVLELGCHLLHGYLFGHPSPPYLQQSFDPAPEDPEAP; the protein is encoded by the coding sequence GTGGCAGCAGGAGATTCCACCGGCGGGACCGAGCGGCGCCTCGGTGAGGGCCTCGATGTCCTCGTGGTGGACGACGACAGCACCGTCCGGGAGTTCCTGAAGTTCTTCCTGGAGCGGGAGGGCTTCCATGTGGCCTGCGCGGAGCGCCTCGAGGAGGCGCGCGAGCTGGCCCGCGGAAACCCTTGCGACCTGCTCATGACGGACATGAACCTCCCGGACGGCAACGGGCTCGAGCTCGCCCGGGAGATGGGAGAGCTGCAGCACGACTGCGAGGTCGTGCTGATGTCGGCCTACGCCAACGTGGACAGCACCGTCCGGGCCATCCAGCTGGGGGTGGCCGACTTCCTGCTCAAGCCCTTCGACGAGGTCGAGACCGTCCGGCGGCGGCTGCGGCGGGTGCTCGAGCTGCAGGGCCTGCGCCGCGCGAACCGAGCCATCCTCGAGGACCTGCAGGACAAGAACGCCCTGCTGGAGTCCCTGGTGATCCGGGACCCGCTGACCACCCTCTACAACCACGCCTTCTTCCACGACTCGGTGGTGCGTGAGCTCAACCGCTCCACCCGGCACCACCTCGAGTTCGCGATCCTCTTCCTCGACGTCGACGACTTCAAGGGGATCAACGACTCCCGGGGACACCTCTTCGGGGACGAGGTGCTCAAGAAGCTCTCGGCCATCCTCCGGGGAGAGCATCAGGAGAAGGACTCGAGCTTCCGGCTGCGCAAGGAGGACATCGCCGCCCGCTACGGAGGGGACGAGTTCGCCCTGGTGCTGCCGAGCACCGGCAAGGACGGCGCCACCCTGAAGGCCGAGCAGCTGCGCAAGGTCGTGGAGGCGGTCGACTTCGGGCTCGCCCCGGAGCGGTTGACGGTCTCCATCGGGGTCTCGGCCTACCCCGACGACGGCAGCGACCACCTCGAGCTGATCTCCTGCGCCGACGCCAGCCTCTACGCCGCGAAGCGCACCGGCCGGAACCGGGTCATGGCCTACTCCGAGTCCATCCGGAGCGAGGAGGAGGGCGGGGAGCGAGGCCACCGGGTGGTCGCCCGTCACGCGACCGCCCTGGGAGAGACCCTCCACGACCAGAGCCTCGACTACCTCTACCAGCCGATCATCGACCTCCCCTCGCAGCGGGTCTTCGCCTACGAGGCGCTCTGTCGCCCCACCCACCCGGTCTTCCCCTCCCCGGTGCAGCTCCTCCAGACCGCCCAGCTCACCGGCCGGTTGATCGAGCTGGGCCGGGTGATGCGCGAGCGGGCCATCCTCCCGATCGAGGAGCTGCCCGAGGAGTCGCTGCTCTTCGTCAACCTCCACCCGATGGAGGTGAACGACGAGCTGCTCCACGACGCGGACTCCCGCGCCCGCCCCCACGCCCACCGGATCGTCTACGAGATCACCGAGACCGTCGCCCTCCGGGACCACGAGCACCTCCGCTCGGTGCTGGCCCGGCTGCGGGAGGCGGGCTTCCGGATCGCGCTGGACGATCTCGGCGCAGGGTACGCCGGGCTGAGCACCCTCGCCGCCCTCCGGCCCGACTTCGTGAAGATCGACATGAGCCTGGTGCGCGGCATCAACCAGGACAGCGGCAAGGCTCGCCTGCTTCGCCACATCCTCGACTACGCCCACGGCGAGGGGATGCAGGTGATCGCCGAGGGGGTCGAGACCGCGGAGGAGCGTGACACGGTCCTGGAGCTCGGTTGCCACCTCCTCCATGGCTACCTCTTCGGCCACCCGTCGCCGCCCTACCTCCAGCAGTCCTTCGACCCCGCCCCGGAGGATCCGGAGGCCCCCTAG
- the cysC gene encoding adenylyl-sulfate kinase, with the protein MSEVKATNIHWHEGNLTRDERWEALGHKGGTMWFTGLSASGKSTIASALEQVLVQQGVPSYRMDGDNIRFGLNKNLGFSAEDRAENIRRIGEVAKLVADSGQIALTSFISPYTSDRDAARALHEEAGLKFIEVYVDTPIEVCEERDPKGLYKKARAGELKGFTGIDDPYEAPPKAELTLDASKDSLEACVQKCIELLEAEGLLGKSS; encoded by the coding sequence GTGTCCGAGGTCAAGGCGACGAACATTCACTGGCACGAAGGCAACCTCACCCGCGACGAGCGCTGGGAGGCGCTCGGCCACAAGGGCGGCACCATGTGGTTCACCGGCCTCTCGGCCTCGGGCAAGAGCACGATCGCCTCGGCCCTCGAGCAGGTCCTGGTGCAGCAGGGCGTGCCCTCCTACCGCATGGACGGCGACAACATCCGCTTCGGCCTCAACAAGAACCTGGGCTTCTCCGCCGAGGATCGGGCCGAGAACATCCGCCGGATCGGCGAGGTGGCCAAGCTGGTCGCCGACTCGGGGCAGATCGCCCTGACGAGCTTCATCTCCCCCTACACCTCCGACCGGGACGCCGCCCGCGCGCTCCACGAGGAGGCGGGCCTGAAGTTCATCGAGGTCTACGTGGACACCCCGATCGAGGTCTGCGAGGAGCGCGACCCGAAGGGTCTCTACAAGAAGGCCCGGGCTGGTGAGCTCAAGGGCTTCACCGGGATCGACGACCCCTACGAGGCCCCGCCGAAGGCCGAGCTGACCCTCGACGCCTCCAAGGACAGCCTCGAGGCCTGCGTGCAGAAGTGCATCGAGCTGCTCGAGGCCGAGGGCCTGCTCGGCAAAAGTTCCTGA